From Methylobacterium radiodurans, a single genomic window includes:
- a CDS encoding sensor histidine kinase, which yields MDSVSAQDIVDTVPSSLLVLDMDLCVRSANRAFYRTFAVEPESTLGRPLFELGNGQWDIPDLRRLLVEVVPRDGTVEGYEVGHDFPDIGLKCMRLNARKVFRPGNNVPFLLLAIDDITGEHEAHDEAERQGRLARSIVDTVRDPMVVLEGDMTVAAASRAFLRLFGDEGGDLIGRSLYDLAQGQWNVGRLQELLARVVPNDAALDGFEIEDEFPGLGRRIFKLNARKVHRPGNHVTRLLLVFEDVTEARLLERHRDLLAAELAHRIKNSLQIITSFVSYEIRRAAEPCIAGYQAMQARIGAVAGLYDVISRSASLGPVPVMPYLEGIAGSLRSSLLGTESGVRIEVQAEPLAIVADHAVTIGLIVNELATNAVKYAFPGGRGRIALGVGRRDGEVVLTVADDGVGLAATAGSGPASGKGSRFVEAFVRQVGGILATASCKAGTTYTIRLPTTILAES from the coding sequence ATGGACAGCGTCAGCGCGCAAGACATCGTCGACACGGTGCCGTCGAGCCTCCTCGTGCTCGACATGGATCTTTGCGTCCGTTCGGCCAACCGCGCCTTCTACCGAACCTTCGCGGTCGAGCCGGAGTCCACGCTCGGGCGTCCCCTGTTCGAGCTCGGGAACGGCCAGTGGGACATCCCCGACCTGCGCCGCCTGCTCGTCGAGGTCGTGCCGCGCGACGGGACGGTCGAGGGCTACGAGGTCGGGCACGATTTCCCCGACATCGGGCTCAAGTGCATGCGCCTCAACGCCCGCAAGGTCTTCCGGCCCGGCAACAACGTGCCGTTCCTGCTGCTCGCCATCGACGACATCACCGGCGAGCACGAAGCCCACGACGAGGCCGAGCGTCAGGGTCGGCTCGCGCGCAGCATCGTCGACACAGTGCGCGACCCCATGGTCGTGCTCGAGGGCGACATGACCGTCGCGGCGGCGAGCCGGGCATTCCTGCGCCTGTTCGGCGACGAGGGCGGGGACCTGATCGGGCGCTCGCTCTACGACCTCGCCCAGGGTCAGTGGAATGTCGGCCGGTTGCAGGAACTGCTTGCGCGCGTGGTGCCGAACGATGCCGCCTTGGATGGCTTCGAGATCGAGGACGAGTTCCCGGGGTTGGGCCGACGCATCTTCAAGCTCAACGCGCGCAAGGTCCATCGCCCCGGCAACCACGTCACCCGGTTGCTGCTGGTGTTCGAGGATGTGACCGAGGCGCGCCTGCTGGAGCGGCATCGCGACCTGCTCGCCGCCGAACTCGCCCACCGCATCAAGAACAGCCTGCAGATCATCACCTCGTTTGTGTCCTACGAGATCCGCCGGGCAGCGGAGCCGTGCATTGCGGGCTATCAGGCGATGCAGGCCAGGATCGGCGCGGTGGCAGGCCTCTACGACGTGATCTCGCGCTCGGCCTCGCTCGGGCCGGTGCCAGTGATGCCCTACCTGGAGGGCATCGCCGGGAGCCTGCGATCCAGCCTGCTCGGCACCGAGAGCGGCGTCCGGATCGAGGTCCAGGCGGAACCTCTGGCCATCGTGGCCGACCACGCGGTGACCATCGGGCTGATCGTCAACGAACTCGCCACGAACGCGGTGAAGTACGCCTTTCCAGGCGGACGCGGGCGCATCGCCCTCGGCGTCGGGCGGCGAGACGGCGAGGTCGTGCTGACCGTCGCCGACGATGGGGTGGGTCTCGCGGCGACCGCCGGGAGCGGACCAGCCTCGGGCAAGGGCTCGCGCTTTGTCGAGGCGTTCGTGCGCCAAGTCGGCGGCATCCTCGCCACGGCCTCGTGCAAAGCGGGTACGACCTACACAATCAGGCTGCCCACCACCATCCTCGCCGAGAGCTGA
- a CDS encoding PAS domain-containing hybrid sensor histidine kinase/response regulator, giving the protein MPGAPLTSLTRAELEAEVLRLRAALDTTGVEAGRDVRINLANSQELAVALDASRTVRPHSEARQRAAFDSALDFAMVVMASDGTVTDWNGGAERVMGWTAAEMLGRSAAEFFTLEDRADGRPAIEMAEALRVGRVPDERWHLRKDGRRFWASGEMLPLRDSDGSHLGFVKILRDVTVEHTTGLALREAQERYRLAAKATNDAIWDWDLATDAVLWNEALETAYGHAPHAVVQTADWRRAQIHPDDRARVADSIRRVAVGTGSSWTEEYRFRRADGTYVEVLDRGHVLRDAGGQAVRMIGAMLDVSRTRTAEAALRASEERFRTILETVEAAFAIVEVKFDADDRPVNYRFLEANPAFEREAGVNLRGKWVTEYAPDLEPFWFETYGRVARTREPTNFESYAEAFSRWFDVRAVPVGDPRDRQIAIIFNDVTARREAEERLRASEALARANIERVQLALAAGAIIGTWHWDLPTDRFTVDEGFARNFGLDPSLGREGIPLAQIVATVHPDDQAGLAAAIDEVIARGGAYAHQYRVRRADGRYYWIEANGRVELGPDGTPLRFPGVLLDVDERRAVEQERDRAIAQLRSLTETLEQRVEERTAELMRAEEQLRQSQKMEAVGQLTGGLAHDFNNLLAGISGSLELMGNRIDQGRLKDVDKYMAAAQGATKRAAALTHRLLAFSRRQTLAPKGTDVNALVEGILDLIRRTVGPAVHVEAVGLPDLWPALVDPSQLENALLNLCINARDAMPDGGRIVIETDNRWIDAPAALRQDIPEGQYLSLSVSDTGTGMPPDVIAKAFDPFFTTKPLGQGTGLGLSMIYGFAKQSGGQVRIHSEEGRGTTVSIYLPRHLGKAERDETTAERSLAPVAEAGETVLIVDDEPSVRMMVTDVLDDLGYIAVEAADGTGGLKVLQSDARIDLLITDVGLPGGLNGRQLADAARVTRPDLKVLFITGFAENALLASGDLEPRMSVLTKPFAIDALAARIRELTAA; this is encoded by the coding sequence GTGCCCGGCGCACCCCTGACCAGCCTGACCCGCGCCGAGTTGGAAGCGGAAGTCCTGCGCCTGCGCGCAGCCCTTGACACCACCGGCGTGGAAGCCGGACGCGATGTCCGGATTAACCTCGCGAACTCGCAGGAACTGGCCGTCGCGCTCGACGCCAGCCGCACGGTCCGCCCCCATAGCGAGGCACGCCAACGGGCCGCGTTCGACAGCGCGCTCGATTTCGCCATGGTCGTCATGGCTTCGGACGGCACGGTGACCGATTGGAACGGCGGCGCCGAGCGGGTGATGGGCTGGACCGCCGCGGAGATGCTCGGTCGAAGCGCCGCCGAGTTCTTCACGCTGGAGGACCGGGCCGACGGGCGGCCAGCCATCGAGATGGCCGAGGCCCTGCGCGTCGGTCGCGTGCCGGACGAGCGCTGGCACTTGCGCAAGGACGGTCGACGGTTCTGGGCATCCGGCGAGATGTTGCCGCTTCGAGACAGCGATGGGAGCCATCTCGGCTTCGTGAAGATCCTGCGCGACGTGACCGTCGAGCACACGACGGGCCTCGCGTTGCGCGAGGCCCAGGAACGCTACAGGCTGGCCGCCAAGGCCACCAACGACGCGATCTGGGATTGGGACCTCGCGACCGACGCCGTCCTTTGGAACGAGGCGCTGGAGACCGCGTACGGACATGCGCCACACGCCGTCGTGCAGACGGCGGACTGGCGGAGGGCCCAGATCCACCCGGACGACAGAGCGCGGGTCGCGGATTCGATCCGCAGGGTGGCTGTCGGCACGGGCAGCTCCTGGACGGAGGAGTATCGCTTCCGGCGCGCGGATGGCACCTACGTCGAGGTGCTCGATCGCGGACACGTGCTCCGAGATGCGGGTGGGCAGGCTGTGCGCATGATTGGCGCGATGCTCGATGTCAGCCGCACGCGCACTGCCGAGGCCGCCCTGCGCGCCAGCGAGGAGCGCTTCCGGACGATTCTGGAGACGGTCGAGGCCGCCTTCGCCATCGTCGAGGTGAAATTCGACGCCGACGACCGGCCGGTGAATTACCGCTTCCTGGAGGCAAATCCTGCCTTCGAGCGCGAGGCGGGGGTCAACCTGCGCGGCAAGTGGGTGACTGAGTATGCCCCGGACTTGGAGCCATTCTGGTTCGAGACCTACGGGCGCGTCGCCAGGACCCGCGAACCGACGAACTTCGAGAGCTACGCCGAGGCGTTCTCACGCTGGTTCGACGTCCGGGCGGTTCCCGTCGGCGACCCGCGGGACCGACAGATCGCCATCATCTTCAATGACGTGACCGCTCGCCGCGAAGCCGAGGAGCGCCTGCGTGCCAGCGAGGCCCTCGCGCGCGCCAATATCGAGCGCGTGCAACTCGCTCTGGCAGCCGGCGCCATCATCGGAACATGGCACTGGGACCTGCCGACTGACCGCTTCACGGTCGACGAGGGCTTCGCCCGCAACTTCGGGCTCGACCCATCGCTCGGCCGCGAAGGTATCCCGCTCGCTCAGATCGTCGCTACCGTCCATCCGGACGACCAGGCCGGGCTCGCCGCGGCCATCGACGAGGTCATTGCCCGTGGCGGCGCCTACGCGCACCAGTACCGGGTGCGGCGCGCCGACGGGCGCTACTACTGGATCGAGGCGAACGGCCGCGTCGAGCTCGGGCCGGACGGGACGCCGTTGCGATTTCCCGGCGTGCTCCTCGACGTCGATGAACGCCGTGCCGTCGAGCAGGAACGTGACCGCGCCATCGCACAGTTGCGCAGCCTCACCGAGACCCTGGAGCAGCGTGTCGAGGAGCGGACTGCCGAGTTGATGCGCGCCGAGGAGCAGCTTCGCCAGTCTCAGAAGATGGAGGCGGTCGGCCAGTTGACCGGAGGCCTCGCACACGACTTCAACAACCTGCTGGCGGGCATCTCCGGCAGCCTGGAGCTGATGGGCAACCGCATCGACCAAGGACGCCTCAAGGACGTCGACAAGTACATGGCCGCCGCACAGGGGGCGACGAAGCGCGCCGCGGCGCTGACCCACCGGTTGCTGGCCTTCTCGCGCCGTCAGACCCTGGCGCCGAAGGGAACGGATGTGAACGCCCTGGTCGAGGGCATTCTCGACCTCATCCGGCGCACCGTCGGACCGGCCGTGCACGTAGAGGCGGTGGGCCTGCCCGACCTATGGCCCGCGCTCGTCGACCCGTCCCAGTTGGAGAACGCACTGCTCAACCTCTGCATCAACGCGCGGGACGCGATGCCGGATGGGGGCCGGATCGTCATCGAGACCGACAACCGCTGGATCGACGCGCCAGCGGCACTGCGGCAGGACATTCCCGAAGGTCAGTACCTGTCGCTCAGCGTCTCGGATACCGGCACCGGCATGCCGCCCGATGTCATCGCCAAGGCGTTCGACCCGTTCTTCACCACGAAGCCGCTCGGGCAAGGCACGGGCCTCGGCCTGTCGATGATCTACGGCTTTGCCAAGCAATCCGGCGGGCAGGTACGCATCCACTCCGAGGAGGGGCGGGGCACGACGGTCAGCATCTACCTGCCCCGCCATCTGGGTAAGGCCGAGCGTGATGAGACGACGGCGGAAAGAAGCCTCGCGCCGGTCGCCGAGGCCGGCGAGACTGTGCTGATCGTCGATGACGAGCCCAGCGTGCGCATGATGGTGACCGACGTTCTGGACGATCTCGGCTATATCGCGGTCGAGGCGGCCGATGGGACCGGCGGTCTCAAGGTCCTGCAATCGGACGCCCGGATCGACCTCCTGATCACCGACGTCGGCTTGCCGGGCGGTCTGAACGGCCGACAGTTGGCGGACGCGGCACGGGTCACTCGGCCCGACCTGAAGGTGCTGTTCATTACCGGCTTCGCCGAAAACGCCTTGCTCGCCAGCGGCGACCTTGAACCCCGGATGTCTGTCCTGACCAAGCCATTCGCCATCGACGCCTTGGCCGCCCGCATCCGCGAGTTGACGGCGGCCTGA